One genomic region from bacterium encodes:
- a CDS encoding TolC family protein yields MKKILCFLLICIGVASAQEVISLEQAMNLALRCNPELQQARQVRHAAAGRFWSGIALPQPELSFSYEYVPRNKSLASFGERAFEVAQEIDFPAVYLLRGRILHAETATADMELRRNALALLAEVQRRYWEVKACEAQLAIAQANYELAGEFSRKAAVRQEAGEGSLLEKMTAEVQRTQAQNSLETAHNDRSAALAQLLLLLGQEGRSGDRILSDSLAFTPASLTLEGIEAAAQRQNPELRLAAINVGALHSKRSLSWSSLLPGFRLAWSRQALEGGGNDYYGATFSASLPLWFMFDQRGRIQEAAAELRSGEFAQAATRNALITRLRTAWLELANQERQVRLYQAELLPQAEEICRTAVVSYDAGEIGYLELLQSRQTLAGVKAGYIDALLGYHRAAIALNELTGTVPAGIQLFED; encoded by the coding sequence ATGAAAAAGATACTCTGTTTTCTTTTAATTTGCATTGGCGTGGCCAGCGCCCAGGAGGTAATCAGCCTGGAGCAGGCGATGAACCTGGCGCTCCGCTGCAATCCCGAGCTGCAACAGGCGCGGCAGGTGCGCCATGCGGCCGCCGGACGCTTTTGGAGCGGCATTGCACTGCCGCAGCCCGAACTCTCCTTCAGCTATGAATATGTGCCGCGCAACAAATCCCTGGCCAGTTTCGGCGAGCGTGCCTTCGAGGTGGCGCAGGAGATCGACTTTCCGGCCGTCTACTTGCTGCGCGGCCGGATCTTGCATGCGGAAACTGCCACCGCCGACATGGAGCTCCGCCGCAATGCGCTGGCCCTGCTCGCCGAGGTACAGCGCCGCTATTGGGAGGTCAAAGCATGCGAAGCACAGCTGGCGATCGCACAAGCGAATTACGAGTTGGCCGGGGAGTTCAGCCGCAAGGCGGCTGTTCGGCAGGAGGCCGGGGAGGGGAGTCTTCTGGAAAAGATGACCGCCGAAGTGCAGCGCACGCAGGCGCAGAATAGCCTGGAAACGGCCCATAATGACCGCAGCGCCGCACTGGCGCAACTTCTTCTACTCCTGGGGCAGGAGGGCCGCAGCGGCGATCGGATACTGAGCGACAGTCTGGCCTTTACACCGGCAAGCCTGACCCTCGAAGGGATCGAGGCGGCCGCACAACGGCAGAATCCTGAATTGCGGCTGGCGGCGATCAACGTCGGCGCCCTGCACAGCAAACGGAGCCTTTCCTGGTCATCGCTGCTGCCCGGATTCCGGCTGGCCTGGTCGCGGCAGGCCCTGGAGGGCGGCGGCAACGACTATTACGGGGCCACATTCAGCGCCTCGCTGCCGCTCTGGTTCATGTTCGACCAGCGCGGCCGCATTCAGGAGGCCGCGGCGGAACTGCGCAGCGGAGAATTCGCGCAAGCCGCGACGCGGAATGCCTTGATCACCCGGCTGCGTACTGCCTGGCTCGAACTGGCCAATCAGGAGCGGCAGGTCAGGCTCTACCAGGCTGAACTACTGCCTCAGGCCGAGGAAATTTGCCGCACAGCGGTGGTCAGTTATGACGCCGGCGAGATCGGCTACCTTGAGCTGCTGCAGTCCCGACAGACGTTGGCCGGGGTCAAGGCCGGCTATATCGATGCCCTGCTCGGCTATCACCGGGCGGCCATCGCACTCAATGAACTCACCGGCACCGTTCCGGCAGGCATCCAACTCTTCGAGGACTAG
- a CDS encoding efflux RND transporter periplasmic adaptor subunit, with translation MRTGILSIAALGLLFLAGCDSENKGGAEQGEAVNPAKAVEQSTPANRVILHPASIREIGLEVVEVRESLIAGSVTAPAVLTASQDFEALVGTLVPGRVSRVFVRLGDHVRKGEPLMEIEGLEIGEIKARYIQAKAQHDFAAANLERQKILAGENIGSRKSLQEAQAAYDQALAGFEAEDRRIHSAGLSDAEVLGSSENNPGTDHTAGTLVIRSPIDGTIVERNVVIGQPVDEAATAFRVLNNAVLWADGHLFEKDIAGLAGKPEVTITTTAYPGERFTGRITYIGAVVDPQTRSVQIRAEIRNPDLRLKSGMFAEMTIPVHTAHKGLVVPAESLLREQGATFLFVARDDTTFELLQVEPGISSGEAVEILRGLQAGERVAGKGSFYLKSEWKKGEFAEEE, from the coding sequence ATGAGAACAGGTATTTTGAGCATCGCAGCTCTCGGGCTGCTCTTCCTCGCCGGCTGCGATAGTGAAAACAAGGGCGGCGCGGAGCAGGGGGAAGCGGTGAACCCGGCCAAAGCGGTGGAGCAGTCTACGCCTGCCAACCGCGTCATCCTGCATCCGGCATCGATCCGTGAGATCGGCCTGGAGGTGGTGGAGGTGCGGGAAAGCCTCATCGCCGGGAGCGTCACCGCACCCGCGGTGCTGACCGCCAGCCAGGATTTCGAAGCCCTGGTCGGGACCCTCGTGCCCGGGCGCGTTAGCCGGGTCTTCGTCCGCCTCGGCGATCATGTCCGCAAGGGCGAGCCGCTGATGGAGATCGAGGGACTTGAGATCGGCGAGATCAAGGCCCGCTATATCCAGGCCAAAGCGCAGCATGATTTTGCCGCCGCAAATCTCGAACGGCAAAAAATCCTGGCCGGCGAGAATATTGGCAGCCGAAAATCGCTCCAGGAGGCGCAGGCCGCCTATGATCAGGCCCTCGCCGGATTCGAGGCGGAAGACCGGCGCATTCACTCGGCAGGATTGAGCGATGCCGAGGTGCTCGGCAGCAGCGAGAATAACCCCGGCACCGACCACACCGCCGGCACCCTCGTCATTCGCTCCCCGATCGACGGCACCATCGTCGAGCGCAATGTAGTCATCGGCCAGCCGGTCGACGAAGCGGCCACTGCCTTCCGCGTGCTCAACAATGCCGTGCTCTGGGCCGATGGCCATCTCTTCGAGAAAGACATCGCCGGCCTTGCCGGCAAGCCGGAGGTGACCATCACCACGACCGCCTACCCTGGTGAACGCTTCACCGGACGGATCACCTACATCGGCGCGGTCGTCGATCCACAAACGCGCAGCGTGCAGATCCGGGCGGAAATCCGCAATCCGGACCTGCGGTTGAAAAGCGGGATGTTCGCCGAAATGACCATCCCGGTGCACACCGCCCATAAGGGTCTGGTAGTCCCGGCCGAATCCCTGCTGCGCGAACAGGGGGCCACGTTTCTCTTCGTCGCCCGCGATGACACCACCTTCGAGTTGCTGCAGGTCGAACCCGGCATCAGCAGCGGTGAGGCCGTCGAGATCCTCCGCGGCTTGCAGGCCGGCGAACGAGTGGCCGGCAAGGGCAGCTTTTATCTGAAATCGGAATGGAAAAAAGGTGAATTCGCGGAGGAAGAGTAA
- a CDS encoding sodium-translocating pyrophosphatase — protein sequence MKRFTAFFLLLFMLVLYTLPVLASEADLAIPDLHKGAPYTKLGGITPWNLLFYGALVITGTLGISLYLRHQIKGLQVHSSMARVAETIFQTCRTYLIQQGKFLMMLFTFIATAMLFYFLVLKGETLTTLLLVLLFAVIGIGGSYAVAWYGIRINTFANSRTAFASLRGKPWDVVNIPLRAGMSVGLFLISLELVMMVVILLFVPRNIVGYCFLGFAIGESLGASALRIAGGIFTKIADIGSDLMKIVFKVKEDDPRNPGVIADCTGDNAGDSVGPTADGFETYGVTGVALISFITLAVMSPSIEVKEAIQGKLIVWIFAMRFLMDFCSGLSYFVNQAISTAKYKGKKEFDFEEPLMRLIWIAASLCITTSFVMSYLLIGDLQVIKDGIMTPMPHVWWQLALIISCGTLAAVLIPEFTKIFTSSKSKHVNEIVTASREGGASLTILSGIVAGNFSAFYKGMLITGLMAIATLTSHYIPLEVINYPSIFAFGLVAFGFLCMGPVNIAVDSYGPVTDNAQSIFELAQTESIPGVKEEIKKEYGFEPNFEEGKHYLEANDSAGNTFKATAKPVLIGTAVVGATTMIFSIILLLQSKNMLHVSLTDAPILLGLITGGSVIYWFSGASMQAVTTGAYRAVEFIKRNMDLSKSEADIEDSKTVVKICTQYAQKGMWNIFIALMSLTLAFAFVNPNFFVAYLISIACFGLFQAIYMANTGGAWDNAKKLVEVDLGEKNTPLHAATVIGDTVGDPFKDTSSVSLNPIIKFSTLFGLLATEIAIEMAAHANTTGGTNYAPYIALPIFIIGLVFVWRSFYKMRIPLEAV from the coding sequence ATGAAAAGATTCACCGCATTTTTCCTCCTGCTCTTCATGCTGGTACTGTACACCCTTCCGGTCCTGGCCAGTGAGGCGGATCTGGCCATCCCCGATCTGCACAAGGGTGCACCCTATACCAAGCTGGGCGGGATCACCCCCTGGAACCTGCTATTCTATGGCGCTCTGGTGATCACCGGAACTCTCGGCATCAGTCTTTACCTGCGCCACCAGATCAAAGGCCTCCAGGTGCATTCGTCCATGGCGAGAGTAGCCGAGACCATTTTTCAGACCTGCCGCACCTACCTGATCCAGCAGGGCAAATTCCTGATGATGCTCTTCACCTTCATCGCCACGGCCATGCTCTTTTATTTCCTGGTCCTCAAAGGTGAGACGCTGACTACGCTGCTGCTGGTTCTGCTCTTTGCGGTCATCGGCATCGGCGGTTCCTATGCGGTCGCCTGGTACGGCATCCGTATCAATACCTTCGCCAACTCGCGCACCGCCTTCGCCTCACTGCGCGGCAAGCCCTGGGATGTCGTCAATATCCCGCTGCGCGCCGGCATGAGCGTCGGACTTTTCCTGATCTCCCTCGAGCTGGTGATGATGGTGGTCATCCTCCTCTTTGTGCCGCGCAATATTGTCGGATACTGCTTCCTTGGTTTCGCCATCGGCGAATCCCTCGGCGCCTCGGCCCTGCGTATCGCCGGCGGCATCTTCACCAAGATCGCCGATATTGGCTCGGACCTGATGAAGATCGTCTTCAAGGTCAAGGAAGATGACCCGCGCAATCCCGGCGTCATTGCCGACTGCACTGGCGACAATGCCGGCGACAGTGTCGGCCCGACCGCCGACGGTTTCGAGACCTACGGCGTCACCGGCGTCGCCCTGATCTCCTTTATCACCCTGGCGGTGATGAGCCCCAGCATTGAGGTCAAGGAGGCCATCCAGGGTAAACTGATCGTCTGGATCTTCGCCATGCGCTTTTTGATGGATTTCTGTTCGGGACTCTCCTATTTTGTCAATCAAGCGATCTCCACAGCCAAGTACAAAGGCAAGAAAGAGTTCGATTTTGAAGAGCCGCTGATGCGCCTGATCTGGATTGCCGCCAGCCTCTGCATCACCACCTCGTTTGTCATGAGCTACCTGCTGATCGGCGATCTCCAGGTGATCAAGGACGGTATCATGACCCCCATGCCCCATGTCTGGTGGCAGCTGGCCCTGATCATCAGCTGCGGCACCCTGGCCGCCGTGCTGATCCCCGAGTTCACCAAAATCTTCACCAGCTCCAAATCCAAGCATGTCAACGAAATCGTCACCGCCTCCCGCGAAGGAGGCGCCTCGCTGACAATTCTCTCCGGCATCGTCGCTGGCAATTTCAGCGCCTTTTACAAGGGCATGCTGATCACCGGCCTGATGGCCATCGCCACCCTCACCAGCCACTATATCCCGCTGGAGGTGATCAATTATCCCTCGATCTTCGCCTTCGGCCTGGTCGCTTTCGGCTTTCTCTGTATGGGGCCGGTCAACATCGCCGTCGACAGCTACGGCCCGGTGACCGACAACGCCCAGTCGATCTTTGAGCTGGCGCAGACCGAGAGCATCCCCGGCGTTAAGGAAGAGATCAAGAAGGAGTACGGTTTCGAGCCCAATTTTGAAGAGGGCAAGCACTATCTCGAGGCCAATGACTCCGCCGGCAATACCTTCAAGGCGACCGCCAAGCCGGTGCTGATCGGTACTGCGGTGGTGGGCGCAACGACGATGATCTTTTCGATCATCCTGCTGCTGCAGAGCAAGAACATGCTGCACGTGTCGCTGACGGATGCACCGATCCTGCTCGGCTTGATCACCGGCGGCTCGGTGATCTACTGGTTCAGCGGCGCCTCGATGCAGGCGGTCACCACCGGTGCCTACCGTGCGGTGGAGTTCATCAAGCGCAACATGGATCTGAGCAAGTCCGAGGCGGACATCGAGGATTCCAAGACGGTGGTCAAGATCTGCACCCAGTATGCTCAAAAGGGCATGTGGAACATCTTCATTGCTCTGATGTCGCTGACCTTGGCCTTCGCGTTTGTGAATCCCAACTTTTTTGTCGCCTATCTGATCTCCATCGCCTGCTTCGGTCTTTTCCAGGCCATCTATATGGCCAATACCGGCGGCGCCTGGGACAATGCCAAAAAACTGGTCGAGGTCGATCTCGGCGAGAAGAACACGCCGCTGCATGCCGCGACGGTCATCGGCGATACGGTCGGGGACCCCTTCAAAGACACCTCTTCGGTCTCGCTGAATCCGATCATCAAATTCTCGACTCTCTTCGGCCTGTTGGCCACCGAGATCGCCATCGAGATGGCCGCACACGCCAACACCACCGGCGGCACCAATTACGCGCCCTACATCGCCCTGCCGATCTTTATCATCGGCCTGGTCTTCGTCTGGCGCTCGTTCTACAAGATGCGTATTCCGCTCGAAGCCGTCTGA
- a CDS encoding cytochrome c3 family protein — protein sequence MVGRWMLVTAGLGLLFGLRCGTSPTEANKAIPDTAQYVVFAWNDLGMHCLNPQYDQAVILPPYNTVWAQVIRRGNPPQIVTTGLTAQYRIIDNTHSYSKRSFGQFWDNAKKLFGLDLQQDKGLNLVDPDLHNGLAGEMVDRNDHFEVDGIPLTPVDDGGVWNPFQVAEITVKNAGGTVVAQTRTTTPTSDEINCAKCHGSNAFADILKKHDSLHGTTLQNSKPVLCARCHTSPALGMVSSSGNYLSKTIHKSHATRGAACYDCHPGEKTSCNRSKAHTMADGNCTSCHGDMNNVANTIATGRIPWVNEPKCATCHAGVPQVDTGTTLYRNAMGHGNVYCASCHSSPHAMVPSTQASDNYQAMQYQGKAKTIGSCGVCHQGSKGESGDIGEFGGKHGGANPDQKTACNICHTATPSETTKWPHKYQWKNR from the coding sequence ATGGTAGGAAGATGGATGCTGGTCACGGCCGGATTAGGGTTGTTGTTCGGTTTGAGGTGCGGTACTTCGCCCACTGAAGCCAACAAGGCGATCCCGGACACCGCTCAGTATGTGGTTTTCGCCTGGAACGATCTGGGCATGCACTGCCTCAATCCCCAGTATGATCAGGCGGTGATTCTACCGCCCTATAACACCGTCTGGGCTCAGGTGATCAGACGCGGCAATCCGCCGCAGATCGTCACCACCGGCCTGACCGCGCAGTACCGGATCATCGATAACACGCATTCCTATAGCAAGCGCAGCTTCGGCCAGTTCTGGGACAACGCCAAAAAGCTATTCGGCCTGGATCTACAGCAGGACAAGGGCTTGAACCTCGTCGATCCCGATTTGCACAACGGACTGGCCGGGGAGATGGTGGACCGGAACGATCATTTCGAAGTGGACGGCATCCCGCTGACCCCCGTCGATGATGGCGGCGTCTGGAATCCTTTTCAGGTGGCTGAAATAACGGTCAAGAACGCGGGTGGTACGGTGGTCGCGCAAACCCGCACCACCACGCCCACGTCCGATGAGATCAACTGTGCCAAATGTCATGGTTCTAATGCCTTTGCCGATATTCTGAAGAAGCATGACAGCTTGCATGGTACAACGCTGCAAAACAGCAAGCCGGTCCTGTGTGCTCGCTGCCATACCAGTCCCGCGCTCGGTATGGTTTCGTCCTCCGGCAATTATTTGTCAAAAACCATCCACAAGTCGCATGCCACCCGCGGCGCCGCCTGCTACGACTGCCATCCCGGAGAGAAAACCTCCTGCAACCGCAGCAAGGCGCACACCATGGCGGACGGTAACTGCACCAGTTGTCATGGTGACATGAACAATGTAGCCAACACCATCGCGACCGGCCGGATTCCCTGGGTTAATGAACCCAAATGCGCCACCTGCCATGCCGGCGTGCCGCAGGTGGATACCGGCACCACCCTCTATCGCAATGCCATGGGTCATGGTAATGTCTACTGCGCGAGCTGCCATTCAAGTCCCCATGCCATGGTGCCTTCAACCCAGGCATCGGACAATTACCAGGCCATGCAATACCAGGGCAAGGCCAAGACCATCGGCAGCTGCGGTGTTTGTCATCAGGGGTCCAAGGGAGAATCTGGCGATATCGGCGAGTTCGGCGGGAAACACGGCGGCGCGAATCCGGACCAGAAAACCGCCTGCAACATCTGCCATACTGCGACGCCATCAGAGACGACCAAGTGGCCGCATAAATATCAGTGGAAGAACCGGTAA